In a single window of the Scyliorhinus torazame isolate Kashiwa2021f chromosome 2, sScyTor2.1, whole genome shotgun sequence genome:
- the LOC140389340 gene encoding ATP synthase subunit beta, mitochondrial, which yields MLGAVGRCSRGVVQALRPVVNPIPPVTGAAGALYSRRNYVAKANPSAKAGVAKGRIVAVIGAVVDVQFDEGLPPILNALDVTGRESRLVLEVAQHLGESTVRTIAMDGTEGLVRGQEVLDTGAPIRIPVGPETLGRIMNVIGVPIDERGPINTKEYAAIHAEAPEFVEMSVEQEILVTGIKVVDLLAPYAKGGKIGLFGGAGVGKTVLIMELINNVAKAHGGYSVFAGVGERTREGNDLYHEMIESGVINLKDATSKVALVYGQMNEPPGARARVALTGLTVAEYFRDQEGQDVLLFIDNIFRFTQAGSEVSALLGRIPSAVGYQPTLATDMGTMQERITTTKKGSITSVQAIYVPADDLTDPAPATTFAHLDATTVLSRAIAELGIYPAVDPLDSTSRIMDPNIVGQEHYDIARGVQKILQDYKSLQDIIAILGMDELSEEDRLTVARARKIQRFLSQPFQVAEVFTGHLGKLVPLKETIKGFQMILQGEYDHLPEQSFYMVGAIEEAVAKAQKLAEEHS from the exons GGCGAAACTATGTCGCCAAAGCAAATCCTTCTGCCAAGGCAGGTGTGGCAAAAGGTCGAATTGTTGCAGTCATTGGTGCTGTTGTGGACGTTCAGTTTGATGAAGGGCTTCCTCCAATCCTGAATGCTCTGGATGTGACAGGTCGTGAGAGCAGGCTGGTCCTGGAGGTTGCCCAGCATCTTG GTGAAAGCACTGTACGTACAATTGCAATGGATGGTACTGAAGGGTTGGTCCGTGGGCAGGAAGTTCTGGACACTGGTGCTCCTATCAGGATTCCAGTTGGGCCAGAAACACTCGGCAGAATCATGAACGTCATTGGTGTGCCCATTGACGAGAGGGGACCAATCAACACCAAAGA ATATGCTGCAATTCATGCTGAAGCTCCTGAATTTGTGGAGATGAGTGTTGAACAAGAGATCTTGGTGACTGGCATCAAAGTTGTAGATTTGTTGGCTCCTTATGCCAAGGGTGGCAAAATTG GTCTCTTTGGTGGTGCTGGTGTCGGTAAGACCGTACTTATCATGGAACTTATTAACAATGTTGCCAAGGCCCATGGTGGCTATTCTGTGTTTGCTGGAGTAGGAGAGCGCACTCGTGAGGGCAATGATTTATACCATGAAATGATTGAATCTGGTGTCATCAATCTGAAAGATGCAACCTCCAAG GTAGCCCTGGTATATGGTCAGATGAATGAGCCACCTGGTGCCCGTGCTAGAGTGGCACTGACTGGATTAACTGTTGCTGAATACTTCCGTGATCAAGAAGGACAAGATGTGTTGCTGTTCATTGACAACATTTTTAGGTTCACACAGGCTGGTTCAGAG GTATCTGCTCTGCTTGGGCGTATTCCTTCTGCAGTAGGTTATCAGCCAACCCTGGCCACTGACATGGGTACCATGCAAGAGCGAATCACCACCACAAAGAAAGGATCAATTACATCTGTACAG GCTATATATGTGCCAGCTGATGATTTGACTGATCCTGCACCTGCTACTACCTTTGCCCACTTGGATGCCACAACTGTACTGTCACGTGCAATTGCTGAATTGGGTATATATCCAGCTGTAGACCCGCTGGATTCTACTTCGCGTATTATGGACCCCAACATTGTTGGGCAGGAACACTATGACATTGCTCGTGGTGTACAGAAGATCCTACAG GATTACAAGTCTTTGCAGGATATCATTGCCATCCTGGGTATGGATGAATTGTCAGAAGAAGACAGACTGACTGTGGCTCGTGCTCGTAAGATCCAACGTTTTCTCTCCCAGCCTTTCCAGGTTGCTGAGGTGTTCACTGGTCATCTTGGAAAGCTGGTGCCTCTCAAGGAGACCATCAAAGGATTTCAGATGATCCTTCAAG GTGAATATGATCACTTGCCTGAGCAGTCCTTCTACATGGTTGGTGCTATTGAAGAAGCCGTTGCTAAGGCTCAGAAGTTGGCTGAAGAGCACTCTTAA